In Synechococcus sp. CC9616, the following are encoded in one genomic region:
- a CDS encoding high light inducible protein, which yields MDDARFGFSSFAEQWNGRLAMMGFVIGLSTELLTGQGILQQIGLG from the coding sequence ATGGATGACGCAAGATTCGGCTTTTCTTCTTTTGCCGAGCAGTGGAATGGACGCCTAGCCATGATGGGCTTTGTTATTGGCCTGTCCACAGAGCTTCTTACGGGTCAAGGCATCCTTCAACAGATCGGTCTCGGCTGA